The Paraburkholderia acidisoli genome contains a region encoding:
- a CDS encoding Bcr/CflA family multidrug efflux MFS transporter, translating to MSHSPRRRPDGRLIVLLGALAACGPLATDMYLPSLPAIAQSFGVSASAAAATLTSFMAGFSIGMLLYGPVSDAYGRRPVLLGGIALFTVASIACWLSFSAGELAIVRFLQALGAGAASVLARAIARDAHEPSDAAKVLSMVAIVTSIGPLLAPLIGGQLLLIGGWRVVFVALTLFGLACGVAAYWRVPETWPAEKRESAAVLRSFAAYGRLLRDPLVWGHMLCGGMAFASMFTYISATPFVYIEYFHVSPQHYGFFFGMNVFGIMLGNFLNTRFIGQFGTLRMVSMASSVSIVASLFVALVCITGWGGLWSIVAGLFFVVSVVGLLGANCATDLMYRYPKNAGAAAAVFGAAQLGLGAFASAVVGWFPGVSPFGMGCTIGACGLMTWAGRRIVVKWHGRPAPGAAAVSSAQ from the coding sequence ATGTCCCATTCTCCGCGCCGCCGGCCCGATGGCCGGCTGATCGTATTGCTCGGTGCGCTGGCCGCCTGCGGCCCGCTCGCCACCGACATGTACCTGCCGAGCCTGCCCGCCATCGCGCAGTCGTTCGGCGTCAGCGCCTCGGCGGCCGCCGCGACGCTCACCAGTTTCATGGCCGGCTTCTCGATCGGCATGCTGCTCTACGGCCCCGTCTCCGACGCTTACGGCCGCCGCCCCGTGCTGCTCGGCGGCATCGCGCTCTTCACGGTCGCGAGCATCGCGTGCTGGCTGTCGTTTTCGGCGGGCGAACTCGCCATCGTGCGCTTCCTGCAGGCGCTCGGCGCGGGCGCGGCCTCGGTGCTCGCGCGGGCCATCGCGCGCGACGCCCACGAGCCGTCCGACGCCGCCAAGGTTCTGTCGATGGTCGCGATCGTCACCTCGATCGGGCCGCTGCTCGCGCCGCTCATCGGCGGCCAGTTGCTGCTGATCGGCGGCTGGCGCGTGGTGTTCGTCGCGCTCACGCTGTTCGGCCTCGCGTGCGGCGTCGCCGCGTACTGGCGCGTGCCCGAAACCTGGCCCGCCGAGAAGCGCGAGAGCGCGGCCGTGCTGCGTTCGTTCGCGGCCTATGGCCGGCTGCTGCGCGACCCACTCGTCTGGGGGCACATGCTCTGCGGCGGCATGGCGTTCGCCTCGATGTTCACCTACATCTCCGCGACGCCCTTCGTCTACATCGAGTACTTCCACGTCTCGCCGCAGCACTATGGGTTCTTCTTCGGCATGAACGTGTTCGGCATCATGCTCGGCAACTTCCTCAACACGCGCTTCATCGGCCAGTTCGGCACGCTGCGCATGGTGTCGATGGCGTCGAGCGTGAGCATCGTCGCGTCGTTGTTCGTGGCGCTCGTGTGCATCACGGGGTGGGGCGGCCTGTGGTCGATCGTGGCCGGGCTGTTCTTCGTGGTGAGCGTGGTGGGCCTGCTTGGCGCGAACTGCGCGACGGACCTGATGTATCGCTACCCGAAGAACGCGGGCGCGGCGGCGGCGGTGTTCGGCGCCGCGCAGCTCGGCCTGGGCGCGTTCGCGAGCGCGGTGGTCGGCTGGTTTCCGGGCGTTTCGCCGTTCGGCATGGGCTGCACGATCGGCGCATGCGGGCTGATGACATGGGCCGGGCGCCGCATTGTCGTGAAATGGCATGGACGGCCCGCGCCGGGCGCGGCGGCGGTGTCGTCGGCGCAGTGA
- the hemL gene encoding glutamate-1-semialdehyde 2,1-aminomutase, which yields MSDTTTSQATTTSRNAALFERAQRTIPGGVNSPVRAFRSVGGTPRFIERAQGPYFWDAEGKRYIDYIGSWGPMIVGHVHPDVLEAVQRVLANGFSFGAPTEAEIEIAEEICKIVPSMEQVRMVSSGTEATMSALRLARGFTKRDRIVKFEGCYHGHADSLLVKAGSGLLTFGNPTSAGVPVDVAKHTTVLEYNNVAALEEAFKAFGDEIAAVIVEPVAGNMNLVKATPEFIGALRSLTAKHGSVLIFDEVMCGFRVGLRGAQALYGVEADLVCLGKVIGGGMPAAAFGGRREIMDHLAPNGTVYQAGTLSGNPIAVAAGLKTLQLIQAPGFYEQLTLKTERLVKGMTAAAREAKVPFAADSVGGMFGLYFADNVPGSFAEVTKSDVARFNRFFHAMLDAGVYFAPSAYEAGFVSSVHSDALLDETIEAARRAFAAEAAAENVKQ from the coding sequence ATGTCCGACACCACTACTTCGCAAGCCACCACGACGTCGCGCAACGCCGCCCTCTTCGAACGCGCCCAGCGCACGATTCCCGGCGGTGTGAACTCGCCGGTGCGCGCGTTCCGCTCGGTCGGCGGCACGCCGCGCTTCATCGAGCGCGCGCAAGGCCCGTATTTCTGGGACGCCGAAGGCAAGCGCTACATCGACTACATCGGCTCGTGGGGCCCGATGATCGTCGGCCACGTGCATCCCGACGTGCTCGAAGCCGTGCAGCGCGTGCTCGCCAACGGCTTCTCGTTTGGCGCGCCCACCGAGGCCGAGATCGAGATCGCCGAGGAAATCTGCAAGATCGTGCCGTCGATGGAACAGGTGCGCATGGTCTCGAGCGGCACCGAGGCGACCATGAGCGCGCTGCGTCTCGCGCGCGGTTTCACGAAGCGCGACCGCATCGTCAAGTTCGAAGGCTGCTACCACGGTCACGCCGACAGCCTGCTCGTGAAGGCCGGTTCGGGCCTGCTCACGTTCGGCAACCCGACCTCGGCGGGCGTGCCCGTCGACGTCGCGAAGCACACCACGGTGCTCGAGTACAACAACGTCGCCGCGCTCGAAGAAGCGTTCAAGGCGTTCGGCGACGAGATCGCGGCCGTGATCGTCGAGCCCGTCGCGGGCAACATGAATCTCGTGAAGGCCACGCCCGAATTCATCGGCGCGCTGCGCAGCCTCACGGCGAAGCACGGCAGCGTGCTGATTTTCGACGAAGTGATGTGCGGTTTCCGCGTGGGTCTGCGCGGCGCGCAGGCGCTCTACGGCGTCGAGGCCGACCTCGTGTGTCTCGGCAAGGTGATCGGCGGCGGCATGCCCGCGGCGGCGTTCGGCGGCCGGCGCGAGATCATGGACCACCTCGCGCCCAACGGCACCGTGTATCAGGCGGGCACGCTTTCGGGCAACCCGATCGCCGTCGCGGCCGGTCTCAAGACGCTGCAACTGATCCAGGCGCCGGGCTTTTACGAGCAGCTCACGCTCAAGACCGAGCGCCTCGTGAAGGGCATGACGGCCGCCGCGCGCGAAGCGAAGGTGCCGTTCGCCGCCGACTCCGTGGGCGGCATGTTCGGCCTCTACTTCGCCGACAACGTGCCGGGCAGCTTCGCCGAAGTCACGAAGAGCGACGTCGCGCGCTTCAACCGCTTCTTCCACGCGATGCTCGACGCGGGCGTGTACTTCGCGCCTTCGGCGTACGAAGCGGGCTTCGTGTCGAGCGTGCACAGCGACGCCCTGCTCGACGAAACGATCGAAGCCGCGCGCCGCGCCTTCGCCGCCGAAGCCGCGGCCGAAAACGTCAAGCAATAA
- the ribD gene encoding bifunctional diaminohydroxyphosphoribosylaminopyrimidine deaminase/5-amino-6-(5-phosphoribosylamino)uracil reductase RibD: MFSQSDFVHMERALALAVRGLYTTDPNPRVGCVLVKDGVVIGEGFTQPAGFDHAEIQAMKDARARGNDLRGATAYVTLEPCSHFGRTPPCANALIEAKVGRVIAAMEDPNPQVSGRGLAMLRDAGIDVRCGLLANEARELNIGFVSRMTRKRPWVRVKVAATLDGRTGLPSGESQWITGEAARADGHAWRARASAILTGIGTVKEDDPRMTVRAIDTPRQPKRVLIDSRLDASPLSQIFVGAPTLVFCSVLDASNEERAEQLRARGAEIVALGNAHGKVDLPAMLAELAARGVNELHVEAGYKLNGSLMREGCVDELLLYMAPALLGTNSLGMIDIAAPDKLDWRTRLAFHAVDRIGGDLRILARVVAAQDD; encoded by the coding sequence ATGTTCTCGCAATCCGATTTCGTCCATATGGAACGCGCGCTCGCCCTCGCGGTGCGCGGCCTTTACACGACCGATCCGAACCCGCGCGTGGGCTGCGTGCTCGTGAAGGACGGCGTGGTGATCGGCGAAGGTTTCACGCAGCCCGCCGGTTTCGACCACGCCGAAATCCAGGCGATGAAGGACGCCCGCGCGCGCGGCAACGACCTGCGCGGCGCGACCGCTTACGTGACGCTCGAACCGTGCAGCCACTTCGGCCGCACGCCGCCCTGCGCGAACGCGCTGATCGAGGCGAAGGTCGGGCGCGTGATCGCCGCGATGGAAGATCCGAATCCGCAGGTCTCGGGCCGCGGTCTCGCGATGTTGCGCGACGCCGGGATCGACGTGCGTTGCGGCCTGCTCGCCAACGAGGCGCGCGAGCTGAACATCGGCTTCGTCTCGCGCATGACGCGCAAGCGCCCGTGGGTGCGCGTGAAAGTGGCCGCGACGCTCGACGGCCGCACCGGCCTGCCTTCGGGCGAAAGCCAGTGGATCACGGGCGAAGCCGCGCGCGCCGACGGTCACGCGTGGCGCGCGCGCGCCTCGGCGATCCTGACCGGCATCGGCACGGTGAAGGAAGACGATCCGCGCATGACCGTGCGCGCGATCGACACGCCGCGCCAGCCCAAACGCGTGCTGATCGACAGCCGCCTCGACGCCTCGCCGCTCTCGCAGATTTTCGTGGGCGCGCCCACGCTCGTGTTCTGCTCGGTGCTCGACGCGAGCAACGAGGAACGCGCCGAGCAACTGCGCGCGCGCGGCGCGGAAATCGTCGCGCTCGGCAATGCGCACGGCAAGGTCGACCTGCCCGCCATGCTCGCCGAGCTGGCTGCGCGCGGCGTGAACGAATTGCACGTGGAAGCGGGCTACAAGCTCAACGGCTCGCTCATGCGCGAAGGCTGCGTGGACGAACTGCTGCTCTACATGGCGCCGGCGCTGCTCGGCACGAACTCGCTCGGCATGATCGACATCGCCGCGCCCGACAAGCTCGACTGGCGCACGCGGCTCGCTTTCCATGCCGTCGACCGCATTGGCGGCGACCTGCGCATCCTGGCGCGCGTCGTCGCGGCGCAGGACGACTGA
- a CDS encoding riboflavin synthase produces the protein MFTGIVAAVGRIESITPLGADDNAGVRLTVSAGTLGLDDVQLGDSIAIQGACMTAIAKTATTFDVDVSRESLNRTVGLTQTGEVNLEKALRANDRLGGHIVSGHVDGLGTVTRFAPVGESHELRILAPAEIGRYLAYKGSITVNGVSLTVNTVDDRAEGCEFSINLIPHTVEVTTLKHLQAGSKVNLEIDLIARYVERMLSADKLVDKD, from the coding sequence ATGTTTACCGGAATCGTCGCGGCAGTGGGCCGCATCGAATCGATCACGCCGCTCGGCGCCGACGACAACGCGGGCGTGCGTCTCACCGTGAGCGCGGGCACGCTCGGTCTCGACGACGTGCAGCTCGGCGACAGCATTGCCATTCAGGGCGCGTGCATGACCGCCATCGCCAAGACCGCCACGACCTTTGACGTCGACGTATCGCGCGAAAGCCTCAACCGCACGGTCGGCCTCACGCAAACGGGCGAAGTGAATCTCGAAAAAGCGCTGCGCGCGAACGACCGGCTGGGCGGCCATATCGTCTCGGGTCACGTGGACGGCCTCGGCACGGTCACGCGCTTCGCGCCCGTGGGCGAATCGCACGAACTGCGCATCCTCGCGCCCGCCGAAATCGGCCGCTATCTCGCCTACAAGGGCTCGATCACGGTGAACGGCGTGAGCCTGACAGTGAACACCGTGGACGATCGCGCCGAAGGCTGCGAGTTCTCGATCAACCTGATCCCGCACACGGTGGAAGTGACCACGCTCAAGCATCTGCAAGCGGGCAGCAAGGTCAATCTGGAGATCGACCTGATCGCGCGGTATGTGGAGCGCATGCTCAGCGCCGACAAACTCGTCGACAAGGACTGA
- a CDS encoding ABC transporter ATP-binding protein: MTESSKKPDSGGQTFRKVLGFTFRHWGRQPARVGTVALASLLGAVADVLTPHYAGQLVDALTHDATAGNAAAWHAAVVAFWALTALGLVGTMMRQAAFRNIIVLTLRMMSEIATQAFHRVQRFSTDWHANSFAGSTVRKITRGMWALDLLNDTLLVALFPSLVMLVGSTLLLALQWHVMGLVVGVGSALYLAITVSLSLFYVAPSARLANQWDTKMGGALADAISCNAVVKAFGAEAREEARLARVITKWNSRTRRTWRRGTFNGGVQGVLLVGMQAAILGAALMLWARGLASVGDITFALTLFFLLKGYLRDVGMHVRNLQRSINDMEELVMLDAEPLGIDDMPGAPPIVIDQGDIRFENMTFRYGALERPLYENLTLRIAPGERVGLVGHSGSGKTTLVKLIQRLYDVSGGRVTIDAQDIARVQQASLRSQIAIVQQEPVLFHRSLAENIAYARPGATHAEIEHAAKLASAHDFIMALPNGYDTLVGERGVKLSGGERQRVAIARAFLANAPILIFDEATSSLDSESEVLIQQAMERLMVGRTTVVIAHRLSTVRALDRLIVLERGRVVEEGTHDALVRRENGLYRRLFERQALELTKGLADDVIFR; this comes from the coding sequence ATGACAGAATCCAGCAAAAAACCCGACTCGGGCGGACAAACGTTCCGCAAGGTTCTCGGCTTCACCTTCCGCCACTGGGGCCGCCAGCCCGCGCGCGTGGGCACGGTCGCGCTCGCCTCGCTGCTCGGCGCCGTGGCCGACGTGCTCACGCCGCACTACGCGGGTCAACTGGTCGACGCGCTCACGCACGACGCCACGGCCGGCAACGCCGCCGCGTGGCACGCCGCCGTGGTGGCGTTCTGGGCGCTCACGGCGCTCGGGCTCGTGGGCACGATGATGCGCCAGGCGGCGTTTCGCAACATCATCGTGCTCACGCTGCGCATGATGAGCGAGATCGCCACCCAGGCGTTCCACCGCGTGCAGCGCTTTTCGACCGACTGGCACGCGAACAGCTTTGCCGGCTCGACCGTGCGCAAGATCACGCGCGGCATGTGGGCGCTCGACCTGCTCAACGACACGCTGCTCGTCGCGCTGTTTCCCTCGCTCGTGATGCTGGTCGGCTCGACGCTGCTGCTCGCGCTGCAATGGCACGTGATGGGCCTCGTGGTTGGCGTGGGCTCGGCGCTCTATCTCGCGATCACGGTGTCGCTGTCGCTGTTCTACGTCGCGCCTTCCGCGCGCCTCGCCAACCAGTGGGACACGAAGATGGGCGGCGCGCTCGCCGACGCCATTTCGTGCAACGCCGTGGTCAAGGCGTTCGGCGCCGAAGCGCGCGAGGAAGCGCGACTCGCGCGCGTCATCACCAAATGGAACAGCCGCACGCGCCGCACGTGGCGGCGCGGCACCTTCAACGGCGGCGTGCAAGGCGTGCTGCTGGTGGGCATGCAGGCGGCCATTCTGGGCGCGGCGCTCATGCTGTGGGCCCGCGGGCTCGCGAGCGTGGGCGACATCACGTTCGCGCTCACGCTGTTCTTCTTGCTGAAAGGCTATTTGCGCGACGTGGGCATGCACGTGCGCAACCTGCAACGCTCCATCAACGACATGGAAGAACTCGTGATGCTCGACGCGGAACCGCTCGGTATCGACGACATGCCCGGCGCGCCGCCCATCGTCATCGATCAGGGCGACATCCGCTTCGAGAACATGACGTTCCGCTACGGCGCGCTCGAACGGCCGCTCTACGAGAACCTCACGCTGCGTATCGCGCCGGGCGAGCGCGTGGGACTCGTGGGCCATTCGGGCTCGGGCAAGACGACGCTCGTGAAGCTGATCCAGCGCCTCTACGATGTTTCCGGCGGCCGCGTGACGATCGACGCGCAGGACATCGCGCGTGTGCAGCAGGCTTCGTTGCGCTCGCAGATCGCCATCGTCCAGCAGGAGCCGGTGCTGTTCCACCGCTCGCTCGCGGAGAACATCGCCTATGCGCGGCCGGGTGCGACGCATGCCGAGATCGAACACGCCGCGAAGCTCGCGAGCGCGCACGACTTCATCATGGCGCTGCCGAACGGCTATGACACGCTGGTGGGCGAGCGCGGCGTGAAGCTCTCGGGCGGCGAGCGCCAGCGCGTGGCCATTGCGCGCGCGTTCCTCGCCAACGCGCCCATCCTGATCTTCGACGAAGCCACCTCCAGCCTCGACAGCGAAAGCGAAGTGCTGATCCAGCAGGCCATGGAACGGCTCATGGTGGGCCGCACGACGGTCGTGATCGCGCACCGGCTCTCGACCGTGCGCGCGCTCGACCGGCTGATCGTGCTCGAACGCGGCCGGGTGGTCGAGGAAGGCACGCACGACGCACTCGTGCGGCGCGAAAACGGGCTGTACCGGCGGCTGTTCGAGCGCCAGGCGCTGGAGCTGACGAAGGGTCTCGCCGACGACGTGATCTTCCGCTAG
- a CDS encoding HigA family addiction module antitoxin — MPRDVPLATPGEILAEDWLKPMSISQYALAKAIGVPPRRINEIVLGKRAITADTAVRLAVYFGTDARSWMELQAHYDTEIARETLAGVLANIRPHASAAAVTTAATGAAEGTGGQGAA; from the coding sequence ATGCCACGCGACGTTCCGCTCGCCACGCCCGGCGAGATTCTCGCCGAAGACTGGCTCAAGCCCATGAGCATCAGCCAGTACGCGCTCGCCAAGGCGATTGGCGTGCCGCCGCGTCGCATCAACGAAATCGTGCTCGGCAAGCGCGCGATCACGGCCGACACAGCGGTGCGCCTCGCCGTTTATTTCGGCACGGACGCGCGTAGCTGGATGGAACTCCAGGCGCACTACGACACCGAAATCGCGCGCGAGACGCTGGCCGGGGTGCTGGCCAATATTCGTCCGCATGCGAGTGCCGCTGCGGTCACAACCGCCGCCACCGGCGCCGCTGAGGGCACCGGCGGTCAGGGCGCCGCCTAG
- a CDS encoding type II toxin-antitoxin system RelE/ParE family toxin: protein MITSFACRDTAALFAGRRVARFAAIEKVAVRKLQQIHAAATLSFLKVPPGNRLELPAGELDGWYSIRINVQWRVCFHFSVHATHGEASEVRILDYH, encoded by the coding sequence ATGATCACTTCGTTTGCCTGCCGCGACACGGCGGCGCTCTTCGCCGGGCGCCGCGTCGCCCGCTTCGCCGCCATTGAAAAGGTGGCCGTGCGCAAGCTGCAACAGATTCACGCGGCGGCCACGCTCTCGTTCCTGAAGGTCCCGCCGGGCAACCGGCTGGAACTGCCGGCGGGCGAGCTCGACGGCTGGTACAGCATCCGCATCAACGTGCAGTGGCGCGTGTGTTTTCACTTCAGCGTTCACGCCACGCACGGCGAGGCATCCGAAGTTCGTATTCTCGATTACCACTGA
- the ribBA gene encoding bifunctional 3,4-dihydroxy-2-butanone-4-phosphate synthase/GTP cyclohydrolase II, producing MTLASTLEIIAELKAGKMVILVDEEDRENEGDLVIAAEFVTPEAINFMAKHGRGLICLTLTQERCKLLNLPLMTHRNGTQYGTAFTVSIEAAEGVTTGISAADRARTIQAAVAPNARAEHIVQPGHVFPIMAQPGGVLVRAGHTEAGCDFTALAGLTPASVICEVIKDDGTMARLPDLMEFAQEHGLKVGTIADLIHYRSRTESIVKRVAERTMHTAHGNFRAIMYVDEPSGTPHIALVRGTPAPDVETPVRVHEPLSMLDLLETGSSTHSWTVDAAMREIAARELGVIVMLNCGESKEHLVDVFKAFDQKERAEALARRPVDFKTYGIGAQILRDLGVGRMQVLSKPRRLGSMSGYGLEVTGFVPMPGGGAEAPCPPETVTR from the coding sequence ATGACGCTCGCCTCCACCCTAGAGATCATCGCCGAACTCAAAGCCGGCAAGATGGTCATCCTTGTCGACGAAGAAGACCGGGAGAACGAGGGCGACCTCGTCATCGCTGCGGAGTTCGTCACGCCCGAAGCGATCAACTTCATGGCGAAGCACGGCCGCGGGTTGATCTGCCTCACGCTCACGCAGGAGCGCTGCAAGCTGCTCAACCTGCCGCTCATGACGCATCGCAACGGCACGCAGTACGGCACGGCGTTCACGGTCAGCATCGAGGCCGCGGAAGGCGTCACCACCGGCATTTCGGCCGCCGACCGCGCGCGCACGATCCAGGCGGCCGTCGCGCCCAACGCGCGCGCCGAGCACATCGTGCAACCGGGCCACGTGTTCCCGATCATGGCGCAGCCCGGCGGCGTGCTCGTGCGCGCGGGCCACACGGAAGCCGGTTGCGACTTCACGGCGCTCGCGGGGCTCACGCCGGCCTCGGTGATCTGCGAAGTCATCAAGGACGACGGCACGATGGCGCGCCTGCCCGACCTCATGGAGTTCGCGCAGGAGCACGGCCTGAAGGTGGGCACCATCGCCGACCTGATCCACTATCGCAGCCGCACGGAGTCCATCGTCAAGCGCGTGGCCGAGCGCACCATGCACACCGCGCACGGCAATTTCCGCGCGATCATGTATGTCGACGAACCGAGCGGCACGCCGCACATCGCGCTCGTGCGCGGCACGCCCGCGCCCGACGTCGAAACGCCGGTGCGCGTGCACGAGCCGCTCTCGATGCTCGATCTGCTCGAAACCGGCTCGTCCACGCACTCGTGGACGGTCGACGCCGCCATGCGCGAAATCGCCGCGCGGGAACTCGGCGTGATCGTCATGCTCAATTGTGGCGAGAGCAAGGAACATCTGGTCGACGTCTTCAAGGCGTTCGACCAGAAGGAACGCGCGGAAGCCCTCGCGCGCCGCCCCGTGGACTTCAAGACCTACGGGATCGGCGCACAGATCCTGCGCGATCTCGGCGTGGGCCGCATGCAGGTGCTCTCGAAGCCGCGCCGCCTCGGCAGCATGTCGGGCTATGGCCTGGAAGTGACCGGCTTCGTGCCGATGCCGGGCGGCGGCGCCGAAGCGCCCTGCCCGCCCGAAACGGTTACGCGCTAA
- the ribH gene encoding 6,7-dimethyl-8-ribityllumazine synthase, with product MEIGQYQPNLDGDGLRIGIVQSRFNEPVCNGLADACIEELERLGVTGEDVLLVTVPGALEIPLALQKLAESGQFDALIALGAVVRGETYHFELVSNESGSGISRVSLDFNVPIANAVLTTENDEQAVARMTEKGRDAARVAVEMANLTVALEQLDGGDDEEDEEDEEEQQ from the coding sequence ATGGAAATCGGACAATACCAACCGAACCTCGACGGCGACGGCCTGCGCATCGGCATCGTCCAGTCGCGCTTTAACGAACCCGTCTGCAACGGCCTCGCCGACGCCTGCATCGAAGAACTCGAACGCCTCGGCGTGACGGGCGAAGACGTGCTGCTCGTCACGGTGCCGGGCGCGCTGGAAATCCCGCTCGCGCTGCAAAAGCTCGCCGAAAGCGGCCAGTTCGACGCGCTCATCGCGCTCGGCGCGGTCGTGCGCGGCGAAACGTATCACTTCGAGCTCGTCTCGAACGAAAGCGGCTCGGGCATCTCGCGCGTCTCGCTCGACTTCAACGTGCCCATCGCGAACGCGGTGCTGACCACGGAAAACGACGAACAGGCTGTCGCGCGCATGACCGAAAAGGGTCGTGACGCGGCGCGCGTCGCGGTCGAGATGGCGAACCTCACGGTCGCCCTCGAACAACTCGACGGCGGCGACGACGAAGAAGACGAGGAAGACGAAGAGGAACAGCAATGA
- the nusB gene encoding transcription antitermination factor NusB, translated as MKSARRRSRELATQGLYQWLLSGVPAGEIDAQLRGSQGYDKADHEHLDAILHGVIREADTLSADIAPCLDRPIEQLSPVERAVLMVATYEFKHHVDIPYRVVINEAVELTKTFGGSDGYKYVNGVLDKIAAQLRSTEAQAARRS; from the coding sequence ATGAAGAGCGCTCGCCGCCGCTCCCGCGAACTGGCCACGCAGGGGTTGTATCAGTGGCTGCTGTCGGGTGTGCCCGCCGGCGAGATCGACGCGCAACTGCGCGGTTCGCAGGGCTACGACAAGGCCGACCACGAGCATCTGGACGCGATCCTGCACGGCGTGATCCGCGAGGCGGACACGCTGTCGGCCGACATCGCGCCGTGTCTCGACCGTCCGATCGAACAGCTTTCGCCGGTCGAACGCGCGGTGCTGATGGTCGCGACCTACGAGTTCAAGCATCACGTCGACATTCCGTACCGTGTTGTCATCAACGAGGCGGTCGAACTGACCAAGACGTTCGGCGGCTCGGACGGCTACAAGTACGTGAACGGCGTGCTCGACAAGATCGCGGCGCAACTGCGTTCGACCGAAGCCCAGGCCGCGCGCCGCTCGTAA
- a CDS encoding pyridoxal phosphate-dependent aminotransferase, translating to MNTVAEPLLRLAARVDAIQPFYVMELAKEAAALERAGRDIIHMGIGEPDFTAPEPVVEAAAAALRRGVTQYTGALGIHALREAIAAHYQHAYGIHVDPARIVVTAGASAALLLACTALVDRDDEVLMPDPSYPCNRHFVAAAEGKPVLVPSGPEARFQLTAADVERLWTARTRGVLLASPSNPTGTSIEPAELERIVHAVRARGGFTIVDEIYQGLSYDAPPVSALSFGDDVVTVNSFSKYFNMTGWRLGWLVVPPALVGAFEKLTQNLFICASALAQHAALACFEPDTLAIYEARRLEFKRRRDFIAPALESLGFTVPVMPDGAFYVYADCSNVNHAAAGDSDALTRAMLHDAGTVLVPGMDFGVAAPRQYVRLSYATAYARLEEAVERLRGFFGR from the coding sequence ATGAACACCGTTGCCGAACCGCTGTTGCGGCTTGCCGCGCGCGTCGACGCGATCCAGCCGTTCTATGTCATGGAACTGGCGAAGGAAGCCGCCGCGCTCGAACGCGCCGGGCGCGACATCATCCACATGGGGATCGGCGAGCCCGATTTCACGGCGCCCGAACCCGTCGTGGAGGCCGCGGCCGCCGCGCTGCGCCGGGGCGTCACGCAGTACACGGGCGCGCTCGGCATTCACGCGCTGCGCGAAGCCATCGCCGCGCATTACCAGCACGCCTACGGCATTCATGTCGATCCCGCGCGCATCGTGGTGACGGCGGGCGCCTCGGCGGCGCTGCTGCTCGCCTGCACGGCGCTGGTCGATCGCGACGACGAAGTGCTGATGCCCGACCCGAGCTACCCGTGCAACCGCCACTTCGTGGCCGCGGCGGAAGGCAAGCCGGTGCTCGTGCCGAGCGGTCCGGAAGCGCGCTTCCAGCTCACCGCCGCCGACGTCGAACGCCTCTGGACGGCACGCACGCGTGGCGTGCTGCTCGCCTCGCCGTCCAATCCCACGGGCACGTCGATCGAACCGGCCGAGCTGGAGCGCATCGTCCATGCGGTGCGGGCGCGCGGCGGCTTCACGATCGTCGACGAAATCTACCAGGGCCTGTCGTACGACGCGCCGCCCGTCTCCGCGCTCTCGTTCGGCGACGACGTGGTGACGGTCAACAGCTTTTCGAAGTATTTCAACATGACGGGCTGGCGCCTCGGCTGGCTGGTGGTGCCGCCCGCGCTCGTCGGGGCGTTCGAGAAGCTCACGCAGAACCTCTTCATCTGCGCGTCGGCGCTCGCGCAGCACGCGGCGCTCGCGTGCTTTGAGCCGGACACGCTCGCGATCTACGAGGCGCGCCGGCTCGAATTCAAGCGTCGCCGCGACTTCATCGCGCCCGCGCTCGAATCGCTCGGCTTCACGGTGCCCGTGATGCCCGACGGCGCCTTCTACGTGTACGCCGACTGCTCGAACGTGAACCACGCCGCCGCGGGCGACAGCGACGCGCTCACACGCGCGATGCTGCACGACGCGGGCACGGTGCTCGTGCCGGGCATGGACTTCGGCGTGGCCGCGCCGCGCCAGTACGTGCGGCTCTCGTACGCCACGGCGTATGCGCGGCTGGAAGAAGCGGTCGAACGGCTGCGCGGGTTCTTCGGGCGCTGA